Proteins encoded within one genomic window of Nitrospina gracilis 3/211:
- a CDS encoding barstar family protein has product MELYQSVRLVRPASVHFFPEDEMGSLFCEKNELEQEGFVLIEGRLPEISKDRELLEFIAEAMKFPDYFGKNWSALIDCMSDMEWWPAKGYVLVLYGSGKIWREKPLMIGNFVECWLVCAGRWLERKEPVPFHLVFVFD; this is encoded by the coding sequence ATGGAATTATATCAATCGGTTAGGCTTGTACGGCCAGCTTCGGTGCATTTTTTTCCCGAAGATGAAATGGGGTCTCTCTTTTGTGAAAAAAATGAATTGGAACAAGAGGGCTTTGTGCTGATCGAAGGCAGGCTTCCAGAAATTTCCAAGGACAGGGAGCTTTTGGAATTCATAGCTGAGGCTATGAAATTCCCTGACTATTTCGGAAAGAACTGGAGTGCTTTGATTGATTGCATGAGCGATATGGAATGGTGGCCAGCCAAAGGGTATGTCTTGGTCCTGTATGGATCTGGAAAAATCTGGCGCGAAAAGCCCTTGATGATAGGTAATTTTGTTGAATGTTGGCTTGTTTGTGCTGGACGATGGCTAGAGAGAAAAGAGCCTGTCCCCTTCCACTTAGTGTTTGTCTTTGATTAA
- a CDS encoding sulfite oxidase-like oxidoreductase, translating into MDIPTPDPNSKRIRTREAMIQYQKARQEGKEWNGEVPMGEGPLNRDGMPKTPPGQNVTDRWPVLDLGFQPEIPLENWSLTLSGLLDYPAAFSWEEFNKFPQVEDVSDFHCVTSWSRLDNRWKGVRFSDLADHCRVQKEVRYVYIKAYDGYSTNLPIEEAMKYDVLLVHTWEGMPLSKEHGGPVRMITPQLYAWKGAKWIGEIVFREDDELGFWEQRGYNNNANPWLEERYW; encoded by the coding sequence ATGGATATCCCCACCCCCGATCCCAACTCCAAACGCATCCGCACGCGCGAGGCGATGATCCAGTACCAGAAAGCCCGGCAGGAGGGCAAGGAATGGAACGGCGAGGTGCCGATGGGCGAAGGTCCGCTGAACCGCGACGGCATGCCAAAAACCCCGCCAGGACAGAACGTCACCGACCGCTGGCCGGTGCTCGACCTCGGTTTCCAGCCGGAGATCCCGCTGGAGAACTGGTCGCTCACGCTGTCAGGGCTTCTGGACTACCCGGCGGCGTTCAGCTGGGAGGAGTTCAACAAATTCCCGCAGGTGGAGGATGTGTCGGATTTCCATTGCGTCACTTCCTGGAGCCGGCTGGACAATCGCTGGAAAGGCGTGCGGTTCTCGGATTTGGCGGACCATTGCCGCGTGCAGAAGGAGGTGCGCTACGTGTACATCAAGGCGTACGACGGCTACTCCACCAATCTGCCGATCGAGGAAGCCATGAAGTACGACGTGCTCCTGGTCCATACATGGGAGGGCATGCCGCTGTCGAAGGAGCACGGCGGGCCGGTGCGCATGATCACGCCGCAGTTGTACGCGTGGAAGGGAGCCAAATGGATCGGTGAGATTGTCTTTCGCGAGGACGACGAGCTGGGGTTCTGGGAACAGCGCGGTTACAACAACAACGCCAACCCCTGGCTGGAAGAACGGTATTGGTGA
- a CDS encoding glycosyltransferase family protein, whose amino-acid sequence MNLKILTFNWHEPYICLMAHTGYDFDIIEPETGPGRRRQWDWNMRPLPKNGCIVTEEEARRNLEDGHYTLVVAHNMRDLAWARDYDLPKIAVFHNKFSTEAGLSGNSVDKKEYFRFVEELTRDVHCVFISQSKRDDWGLEGDIIRPGLPLDEYGGYDGSGGFILRVANNLKERDLMLGYTASSQIVEGFDCVTLGQNPQIPGSRLSRGFDDLCDHYRRGRVFLNTTVDGYEDGYNLSMLEAMATGMPVVSTSNATSPIENGVNGYISSDIAILRRGVEELLRDADKARDLGQQARETVARLFPIGRFVKNWKQAVQTAIDQFLVRHEAMEEGGGEGFPELPEKLNILMDTNGNPVTTAHYLERALRKQHDVVTCGSAFTDEHRRNWNMGALDWPANQPEIGREPNQSIQSVLQKLPADWRPNLYLYVETGLNATPADLHTLQVPKVCYLIDTHLNKDQHLKIAGHFDIVFLAQREYVDDFKKAGISHVAWLPLACDPEIHGKQNLGKEHDVGFVGSILPNLPRRKQLLDKLREHFDIHIDRQFMEKMAEIFSRSRLVFNNAVRDDLNMRVFEALCSGSLLVTDEAKGSGLTDLFENGKHLVIYRDDSIVNTVRHYLDNPEEAERIAEAGRQEVLARHTYDHRVQTLLEHVREWMKAPATQQMETVSQDNGISDYYRNVRRDLLHLMPLEARSVLEVGCGAGHTGRAIKERQGAFVVGVEVNPIAAKEACRQLDRVVEGSIEHMELPFDEKQFDCILFADVLEHLVDPAQVLRKLLPYLGENGVVVASIPNIQYHGILNQLGEGNWTYEDEGILDRTHLRFFTLKEIRKLFAETGYEVQVVEENLDPQYEKFASSGQTSIRTGRVTISDLTPEELKQFFVIQYKIVAHLVRKNNAAHIHKQEGREKKADQLQKAPELERNGEFEKALNEVCS is encoded by the coding sequence ATGAACTTGAAAATCCTCACCTTCAACTGGCACGAACCCTATATCTGCCTGATGGCCCACACGGGGTATGACTTCGACATCATCGAGCCGGAAACCGGTCCCGGCCGGCGGCGGCAATGGGACTGGAACATGCGCCCGTTGCCGAAAAACGGCTGTATCGTCACCGAAGAAGAAGCGCGGCGCAACCTGGAAGACGGCCATTACACCCTCGTCGTGGCGCACAACATGAGGGACCTGGCGTGGGCGCGGGATTACGACCTGCCCAAGATCGCGGTGTTCCATAATAAATTCTCCACCGAGGCCGGGTTGAGCGGCAACTCCGTGGACAAAAAAGAATACTTCCGCTTCGTCGAAGAGCTTACCCGCGACGTGCATTGCGTTTTCATTTCCCAGAGCAAACGCGACGACTGGGGGTTGGAAGGCGACATCATCCGTCCCGGCCTGCCGCTGGACGAGTACGGCGGCTACGATGGAAGCGGCGGATTCATTTTGCGCGTTGCCAATAACCTGAAAGAACGCGACCTGATGCTGGGCTACACGGCGAGTTCGCAAATCGTCGAGGGATTCGATTGCGTCACCCTCGGCCAGAACCCGCAGATTCCCGGCAGTCGCCTGTCCCGCGGATTCGACGACCTGTGCGACCACTACCGTCGCGGCCGCGTGTTCCTCAACACCACGGTGGACGGTTACGAGGACGGTTACAATTTGTCGATGCTGGAAGCGATGGCGACCGGCATGCCCGTGGTCTCCACCAGCAACGCGACGTCTCCCATCGAAAACGGCGTGAATGGCTATATTTCCAGCGACATCGCGATTCTGCGACGGGGTGTTGAGGAATTGTTGCGTGATGCGGACAAGGCCCGCGATTTGGGCCAACAAGCACGGGAGACGGTGGCGCGCCTGTTCCCGATCGGCCGCTTCGTCAAAAACTGGAAGCAGGCGGTGCAGACGGCGATCGACCAGTTTCTCGTTCGGCATGAGGCGATGGAAGAGGGTGGTGGGGAAGGCTTCCCGGAACTGCCGGAGAAACTCAATATCCTGATGGACACCAACGGCAACCCGGTCACCACCGCGCACTATCTGGAACGGGCACTGCGCAAACAGCATGACGTTGTGACCTGCGGTTCCGCCTTTACCGACGAGCATCGCCGGAACTGGAACATGGGGGCGCTGGACTGGCCCGCCAACCAGCCGGAGATAGGCCGCGAACCGAACCAATCCATCCAGTCGGTTTTGCAGAAACTGCCTGCTGACTGGCGGCCGAATCTGTACCTTTACGTGGAGACGGGATTGAATGCCACCCCGGCGGATTTACACACGCTGCAAGTGCCGAAAGTGTGCTACCTGATCGACACGCACCTGAACAAGGACCAGCATCTTAAAATTGCAGGCCATTTCGATATCGTTTTCCTGGCGCAAAGGGAATACGTGGACGATTTCAAAAAGGCCGGAATTTCGCATGTGGCGTGGTTGCCGCTGGCGTGCGATCCGGAAATCCACGGAAAACAGAATCTGGGGAAAGAGCATGATGTCGGGTTCGTGGGAAGCATTCTGCCTAACCTTCCGCGGCGTAAGCAACTCCTGGATAAACTGAGGGAGCATTTCGATATACACATCGATCGTCAATTCATGGAAAAAATGGCCGAAATATTCAGCCGGTCGCGTCTCGTATTCAACAACGCCGTGCGCGACGATCTCAACATGCGCGTGTTCGAGGCATTATGTTCCGGCAGTCTTCTTGTCACCGACGAGGCGAAAGGAAGTGGCCTTACCGACCTGTTTGAGAACGGCAAGCATCTGGTTATCTACCGGGACGATTCGATCGTCAATACCGTGCGCCACTACCTGGACAATCCGGAAGAAGCAGAGCGTATCGCGGAAGCGGGCAGGCAGGAAGTGCTGGCGCGGCACACTTACGATCACCGTGTGCAGACTCTGCTGGAACATGTGAGAGAGTGGATGAAGGCACCCGCCACTCAGCAAATGGAAACGGTATCCCAGGACAATGGAATTTCCGATTATTACAGGAATGTCCGCCGGGACCTGCTTCATCTCATGCCTTTGGAGGCCCGGTCTGTGTTGGAAGTCGGGTGTGGCGCCGGCCACACTGGGCGCGCCATCAAAGAAAGGCAGGGGGCGTTTGTGGTCGGGGTCGAGGTGAATCCAATTGCAGCGAAGGAAGCCTGCCGGCAACTGGACAGGGTGGTGGAGGGCAGCATCGAACACATGGAACTGCCTTTCGATGAAAAGCAATTCGACTGCATCCTGTTTGCAGATGTGCTGGAGCATCTTGTCGATCCGGCGCAGGTTCTGCGCAAGTTACTTCCTTATCTTGGCGAAAACGGAGTCGTGGTGGCCAGCATCCCCAACATCCAGTACCACGGCATCCTGAATCAGTTGGGGGAAGGCAACTGGACCTATGAAGACGAAGGCATACTGGACCGCACCCATTTGCGATTTTTCACATTAAAGGAAATAAGGAAATTGTTTGCGGAAACGGGATATGAAGTCCAGGTGGTGGAAGAGAACCTCGATCCTCAGTATGAGAAGTTCGCTTCTTCAGGGCAAACCAGCATCCGAACAGGAAGAGTCACCATTTCGGATTTGACGCCGGAAGAATTGAAGCAGTTTTTTGTCATCCAGTACAAAATCGTAGCTCATTTGGTTCGAAAAAATAATGCGGCCCACATACACAAGCAGGAAGGCCGGGAGAAAAAAGCGGACCAGTTGCAGAAAGCGCCGGAACTGGAGCGGAACGGTGAGTTTGAAAAAGCATTAAACGAGGTTTGTTCATGA
- a CDS encoding glycosyltransferase family protein, with the protein MTRFESNIKLLEGMDPHLAARVKSEPVPENFSISYSIENLPVPVLENNSLHSTYYPERDAAASIREFNPEPDSVIVVFGLGFGYHVRALLDRFPNNIVVIEPRMSLFRAFLEHVDLKVFANRVQFRVDEPAPKILARSDTGNWDVFIHAPSTFVSPDYFEKMNRCIRVMDVLESHSLRILVVNPVYGGSLPTARFCKETLISMGHEVDSVDCDRFKDAYFEIQKITEIKNNQRSLNHKFMQLMGDAVVAKAVDFKPDLVLALAQAPMSPEAISKFREMKTPVAFWFVEDFNTLTYWKDVAGLYDYFFTIQQGEFFRKMKAQGLDNFYYLPQAAHPETQYPVALNEDEYKQFSADLSFMGEGYYNRHKAFTRLLDQNFKIWGTGWNQDPVFWPHLQNNGERVSSEDCVKIYNAGKVNLNLHSSTYHDGINPNGDFVNPRTFEIAACGGFQLVDERSELGDCFQIGEEMVTFSNLEEMRAKALYYLENPEERRKVAERGRQRVLREHTIRHRMHEMLLHIYSEREQELEIRTSSRESVLDRALDQVADDPELREFLEPFRGQKDFKFQSVIDRISEDEWSFKDPELLFLMVEQIIPKKS; encoded by the coding sequence ATGACCCGATTTGAATCAAACATAAAATTGTTGGAGGGAATGGACCCTCATTTGGCTGCTCGAGTGAAAAGTGAGCCGGTTCCCGAAAATTTTTCCATTTCATATTCCATAGAAAATCTTCCTGTTCCAGTTTTGGAAAATAATTCTTTGCACAGCACCTATTACCCCGAAAGAGATGCGGCGGCGAGCATTCGCGAGTTCAATCCGGAACCGGATTCGGTGATTGTGGTTTTCGGGCTTGGGTTTGGATACCACGTTCGGGCACTGCTTGACAGGTTTCCAAATAATATTGTTGTCATCGAACCGAGAATGAGTCTGTTCCGCGCTTTCCTGGAGCATGTGGATCTCAAGGTATTTGCCAACCGGGTTCAGTTTCGCGTGGACGAGCCAGCTCCAAAAATTCTTGCAAGGAGTGACACCGGAAACTGGGATGTATTCATTCATGCACCCTCGACTTTTGTTTCGCCCGATTATTTTGAGAAAATGAACCGGTGCATTCGGGTCATGGATGTCCTTGAAAGCCATTCCCTTCGGATCCTTGTTGTGAACCCGGTTTATGGCGGCTCATTGCCCACCGCCCGGTTTTGCAAAGAAACCCTGATTTCCATGGGCCACGAAGTGGATAGTGTGGATTGTGACCGGTTCAAGGATGCTTATTTTGAAATTCAAAAGATCACCGAAATTAAAAACAATCAGCGATCGCTCAACCATAAGTTCATGCAACTTATGGGGGATGCGGTGGTGGCGAAGGCGGTTGATTTCAAACCCGACCTGGTTCTTGCTTTGGCCCAGGCTCCGATGAGCCCGGAAGCAATATCGAAGTTCAGGGAAATGAAAACCCCTGTTGCATTCTGGTTTGTTGAAGACTTCAATACATTGACTTACTGGAAAGATGTAGCAGGTTTGTATGATTATTTTTTCACCATTCAGCAGGGGGAATTTTTCAGGAAAATGAAAGCACAGGGACTGGATAATTTTTATTATCTTCCCCAGGCGGCACACCCCGAAACCCAGTATCCCGTGGCATTAAATGAGGATGAATACAAGCAATTTTCCGCGGACCTTTCATTCATGGGGGAAGGCTATTACAACCGTCACAAGGCCTTCACCCGCCTGTTGGACCAGAATTTCAAAATTTGGGGAACGGGATGGAATCAGGACCCCGTTTTCTGGCCTCATTTGCAAAACAATGGGGAACGGGTGAGTAGCGAGGATTGCGTTAAGATTTATAACGCCGGTAAAGTTAACCTGAATCTTCACTCCTCCACCTACCATGATGGGATCAACCCGAACGGCGACTTCGTTAATCCGCGTACTTTTGAGATCGCTGCCTGCGGTGGATTTCAATTGGTTGATGAACGCTCGGAGTTGGGCGACTGCTTTCAAATAGGGGAGGAGATGGTTACTTTTTCCAACCTCGAAGAAATGCGGGCCAAGGCGCTTTATTACCTCGAAAATCCTGAAGAACGTCGGAAGGTTGCCGAACGCGGGCGGCAGCGTGTCTTAAGGGAACACACCATAAGACACCGCATGCATGAAATGTTGTTGCACATTTACTCCGAAAGAGAGCAGGAACTTGAAATCCGGACGAGCAGTCGCGAAAGTGTGTTGGACCGGGCCCTTGACCAGGTGGCGGACGACCCTGAACTCCGGGAGTTTCTGGAACCTTTTCGTGGGCAAAAGGACTTCAAATTTCAATCAGTAATTGATCGAATCAGTGAAGATGAATGGTCTTTTAAAGACCCCGAACTTCTTTTTCTGATGGTCGAACAAATTATTCCTAAAAAGAGCTGA
- a CDS encoding glycosyltransferase family 9 protein encodes MAKNILILNQTRMGDLVQCTPLIAGLRRKHPDARITLAVNKSFEEFARKIPHLDELVLFDITQYNDRDWGREVIWVTLAKYLKAWLDTLRAKQFDMVVNLSHSFLSAYMIKYLRIPEARGFCCNEEGNRKTEHPWFQYFFTEPMNRAYNTFNLVDIFGRGGDIEPVVHGLRVDHGAEDEEAVADLLKAQGLDKNELVIGIQAGSSIADRRWPASRFAELVDRLIENHNARIILFGVKSEMELAEQIYGSSRYPAKIANLCGKTSITQLIGMLKRCRYLVTNDTGTMHIAAALNVRIVGLFFAHAHPHETGPFSEGDIIFRANIPCAPCSYQVHCSNVVCIDKVQARHVEAMISGHIHTGRWEVPDFMKNLPEMDLLESGFDEEGYLAFKPLIRHPLNIETLFAQAYRRMWRDHLQEVREHPTLDSMKAITRFLEQHFIIDEGNFPLKAVQEKRKELENLIRLVSDGRMVSEKLMSVYRERGFDKPRIQALGERIAGIDNAIRKAGLTHPELNPLCDMFDRRKENFEGEDLLDLAGKTQECYRKFEMEARSLYEIIGFITEFLVGRRMEMGQAEVSSSRMAVPGR; translated from the coding sequence ATGGCCAAGAATATTCTCATACTCAACCAGACGCGAATGGGAGATCTCGTCCAGTGTACGCCGCTTATTGCTGGTCTTCGCAGGAAACACCCTGATGCCAGAATCACTCTTGCCGTAAACAAGTCGTTTGAAGAATTTGCCAGAAAAATTCCTCATTTGGATGAACTGGTGTTGTTCGACATCACGCAATACAACGACCGTGACTGGGGGCGGGAAGTCATTTGGGTGACCCTGGCAAAATACCTCAAAGCATGGCTTGATACATTGCGGGCCAAACAATTTGACATGGTGGTCAATCTCAGCCATTCCTTTCTCAGCGCATACATGATCAAGTATCTGCGGATCCCTGAGGCTCGCGGGTTCTGCTGTAATGAAGAAGGAAACCGTAAAACCGAACATCCGTGGTTCCAGTATTTTTTCACGGAACCCATGAACCGTGCATACAATACCTTCAACCTTGTTGATATTTTCGGGCGGGGAGGGGACATTGAACCTGTTGTACACGGTCTTCGGGTGGATCACGGAGCTGAGGATGAAGAAGCTGTCGCGGATCTCCTGAAAGCCCAAGGGCTGGATAAAAACGAACTCGTTATTGGCATTCAGGCGGGGTCCAGTATTGCCGACCGCCGCTGGCCCGCGTCTCGTTTCGCGGAACTGGTGGACCGGCTGATTGAAAACCATAATGCCCGAATCATTTTATTCGGGGTCAAATCGGAGATGGAACTGGCCGAACAGATTTACGGTTCTTCCCGGTATCCCGCGAAAATCGCCAACCTTTGCGGGAAAACTTCCATCACCCAACTCATAGGCATGCTCAAACGCTGCCGGTACCTTGTGACCAACGATACGGGAACCATGCATATTGCAGCGGCTTTGAATGTTCGAATCGTGGGCCTGTTTTTTGCTCACGCGCATCCGCATGAAACCGGGCCCTTTTCAGAAGGCGACATCATATTTCGTGCAAATATTCCCTGCGCTCCCTGCAGCTACCAGGTTCATTGCAGTAACGTAGTCTGCATCGACAAAGTCCAGGCACGGCATGTGGAAGCGATGATCAGTGGCCATATTCATACCGGTCGCTGGGAAGTTCCGGATTTCATGAAAAACCTTCCTGAGATGGACCTGCTGGAATCAGGTTTCGACGAGGAAGGTTATCTTGCCTTCAAACCGCTTATTCGCCATCCACTGAACATAGAAACCCTGTTCGCTCAAGCCTACCGGCGCATGTGGCGCGATCACCTTCAAGAAGTTCGCGAACATCCCACATTGGATTCTATGAAAGCCATTACCCGATTCTTGGAGCAGCATTTTATTATTGATGAGGGCAATTTTCCGTTGAAAGCGGTCCAGGAAAAGAGGAAAGAATTGGAAAACCTCATCCGACTCGTATCTGATGGCCGAATGGTCAGCGAAAAGCTGATGTCTGTTTACAGGGAGCGTGGATTTGACAAGCCCCGCATACAGGCACTCGGCGAGCGGATTGCAGGCATCGATAACGCCATACGCAAAGCCGGATTGACCCACCCCGAACTCAATCCCCTTTGCGACATGTTCGACCGGAGGAAGGAAAATTTCGAGGGAGAGGACCTGTTGGACCTGGCCGGGAAAACGCAGGAATGTTATCGCAAATTTGAAATGGAAGCCCGGTCCCTTTACGAAATCATCGGCTTCATAACCGAATTCCTGGTTGGGAGACGGATGGAAATGGGTCAGGCGGAAGTGAGTTCCAGCAGAATGGCCGTTCCCGGCAGGTAG
- a CDS encoding phosphoglycerate kinase → MENVAKMPCVDDLTPADLIEKTIFIRVDFNVPLVNTSKGYRVADDTRIRRFVDTTFKKIHELTDGNCRIIIGSHLGRPHKKKDFMGWDGVFNIQFVCSHFDTLVRELYEDTYTIFPPEITDSHLKDSLNIISNHRLPRGGIKFLPNLRYLLEPNNPDTYRQEFMEEVATCSDIFINCAFGCSHRVSKSIQMLPQHMRQQGKTVVAGSLLNIEVNRLGKFAQKALDYPEKTAVIAGGAKIADKIGILKQFVDSRIRLIFIGGRMVNAFLLAKKFIEKIPTLKQKDLPAKLFLNKTEEEKADVIKEVRYADEILKLAEANEVTIVFPDDYKITKDYFETEYVVKDEPDFEDDFQLDLGPRTIENFARKILLEGQSGEIQNVFWNGPLGAYDHPQTEQYAEGSVKLAELLFSAAISNENMSVVIGGGDSAAILNKLNLEGMKYQVRGRIIQQLHKTINASLLSIGFNNVNKYTLCNYFASNFFVSTGGGAALEFLEGYLKDRGTSPPSSYLPGTAILLELTSA, encoded by the coding sequence ATGGAAAACGTCGCCAAAATGCCGTGTGTGGATGATCTGACCCCGGCAGACCTCATCGAAAAAACCATTTTCATCCGTGTCGATTTCAACGTTCCCCTGGTCAACACCAGCAAAGGATACCGCGTCGCCGACGACACCCGCATTCGACGGTTCGTTGACACCACTTTCAAGAAAATTCACGAACTCACCGACGGCAACTGCCGTATCATCATCGGCTCCCACCTGGGCCGACCGCACAAGAAGAAAGATTTCATGGGCTGGGATGGGGTCTTCAACATTCAGTTTGTCTGCTCCCACTTCGATACGCTGGTCCGCGAATTGTACGAGGACACCTACACCATATTTCCTCCCGAAATCACCGACTCCCATCTGAAGGATTCGTTGAACATCATTTCCAATCATCGGCTGCCTCGAGGCGGTATCAAATTCCTACCCAACCTCCGTTACTTGCTGGAACCCAATAATCCGGACACCTACCGTCAGGAGTTCATGGAGGAAGTGGCGACCTGTTCGGACATTTTTATCAATTGCGCTTTCGGATGCAGCCATCGTGTCAGCAAAAGCATCCAGATGCTTCCACAGCACATGCGACAGCAAGGAAAAACTGTGGTAGCCGGAAGTTTGCTGAATATTGAAGTGAATCGACTCGGCAAATTTGCCCAAAAGGCACTGGATTACCCAGAAAAAACGGCTGTGATTGCCGGCGGAGCGAAAATTGCGGACAAAATCGGTATATTGAAGCAATTTGTGGACAGCCGCATCCGACTCATTTTTATTGGCGGAAGAATGGTGAATGCTTTCCTGCTGGCAAAGAAATTCATCGAAAAAATTCCCACCCTCAAGCAGAAAGACCTGCCCGCCAAGTTGTTTCTCAACAAGACGGAAGAAGAAAAGGCGGATGTTATCAAGGAAGTGCGCTACGCGGACGAAATCTTGAAGCTCGCCGAAGCCAATGAAGTCACCATCGTGTTTCCTGACGACTACAAGATCACCAAGGATTATTTTGAAACAGAATATGTAGTCAAGGACGAACCGGATTTCGAGGATGATTTCCAACTGGACCTGGGGCCCCGTACCATTGAAAATTTCGCCCGAAAAATCCTGCTGGAAGGCCAATCAGGTGAAATTCAAAATGTATTCTGGAACGGTCCGCTTGGTGCCTACGATCACCCGCAGACGGAGCAATATGCTGAAGGTTCGGTCAAGCTTGCGGAGTTGCTGTTTTCCGCCGCCATAAGCAACGAGAACATGTCGGTTGTCATCGGCGGGGGTGACTCCGCGGCAATCCTCAACAAACTCAATCTGGAAGGAATGAAATACCAGGTGCGGGGGCGAATCATTCAACAGTTGCACAAAACGATCAATGCATCGCTGTTGTCCATTGGATTCAATAATGTAAATAAATACACCCTGTGCAACTACTTCGCGTCCAATTTTTTTGTATCTACAGGTGGGGGCGCCGCTCTGGAATTCCTGGAGGGTTACCTCAAAGATCGCGGGACTTCCCCACCATCTTCCTACCTGCCGGGAACGGCCATTCTGCTGGAACTCACTTCCGCCTGA